The Caulobacter vibrioides sequence GCGACTTGCGGATATGGGTGATCCGCAGCTCCTCGAGAATGCCGGTGACCTGCTCGCGGGCCTTGCGCGGATCGCGCTCGCGCATTTCGACCACGGCCATGACGTTCTGCTCGACCGTCATCCCCCGGAAGATCGAGGCTTCCTGCGGGAGGTAGCCCACGCCCAGGCGCGCGCGCTGGAACATCGGCTGGGAGGTGATGTTTTCACCGTCCAGATAGATCGCGCCGTAGTCGGCGGCGATCAGGCCCGTGACCATATAGAAACAGGTCGTCTTGCCCGCGCCGTTGGGGCCCAGAAGGCCGGCCACCTCGCCGCGCTTCAAGCGCAGGGACACGTTCTTGACGACCGGACGATCGCCGAACGACTTGCCCACGGAATCGACGAACAGGCCGTCCATGTCGTTGGAGGTCAGGGTCATTCGGGATCCTAGCGCTGCTCGGCCGCGGCAGGCGCGTCAGGCGTCTGGGTGTCGTCCTGGTAAAACACCGCGCGCACGCGGCGCTTGGCGTTTTGACCCGAGGCCGTCGATTCGAGCTTGGCGTCGTTGGTCTTGGTGTTCACGGTCAGGCGGTCGCCGCGCGCGACATCCTTGCCCTTCACCAGAATGACGTCCCCCGTCAGGACCGCCGTGTTGGTGCTGAAGGTGTAGACGGCGCGATCGCCACGGGCGTTCTGCTGGTCGCTGACCAGATAGACCCCGCCCTCGGCCTCCATGCGCTGGGCCGCGCCGCAGCCGGTCTCGCCGCCAGGGCGCTTGGCGCTGATGATCGTCACCTTCTGAGCGCGCAGCCGCGAGCGGTTCTGCAGGATCTCGACATTGCCGATGAAGATCGTCGTGCAGGTGCTGTTGAACGTCTGCTGCTCATCGGCGGAGACGTCGATGGGCGCGCTGGACACGCTCTGCCGCGCCTGCGCAGCGCCGCCGGCCCCCATCCCAGACAGGA is a genomic window containing:
- the lptB gene encoding LPS export ABC transporter ATP-binding protein — its product is MTLTSNDMDGLFVDSVGKSFGDRPVVKNVSLRLKRGEVAGLLGPNGAGKTTCFYMVTGLIAADYGAIYLDGENITSQPMFQRARLGVGYLPQEASIFRGMTVEQNVMAVVEMRERDPRKAREQVTGILEELRITHIRKSPAVALSGGERRRVEIARALASEPSFMLLDEPFAGIDPLAIADIREVIGYLKGRGIGILITDHNVRETLDIIDRASIIHAGEVLFEGSPREIVENPEVKRVYLGESFTEPRLGD
- a CDS encoding LptA/OstA family protein; this translates as MKRWTAAAVTALILSGMGAGGAAQARQSVSSAPIDVSADEQQTFNSTCTTIFIGNVEILQNRSRLRAQKVTIISAKRPGGETGCGAAQRMEAEGGVYLVSDQQNARGDRAVYTFSTNTAVLTGDVILVKGKDVARGDRLTVNTKTNDAKLESTASGQNAKRRVRAVFYQDDTQTPDAPAAAEQR